From the Sphingomonas brevis genome, the window GTTTACGTCCGCCTCCGGGATGTAATTGCAGACGCAATTCTCGCCGGCCGCTACGGCGATGGCGATCCCCTGCCCTCGGTCCGCGCCCTTGCCGCCGAACAAGGTGCCAACCCGCTCACCGTGGCCAAGGCCTACCAGGGATTTCAGGATGAAGGCTTCGTGGTCGTCAAGCGCGGTGTCGGCATGTTCGTCGCGCCGGGCGCACAGGCCCGCCTGCGCAGTGTGCAGCGCACGGACTTCATCGCCAATGAATGGCCGTCGATCCGCGACCGCATGGCGCGGCTGGGAATCGATCCGGCGGAACTGTTCCAGCGCGCCTAGGCGAGCGCTTCGGCCGGGACTGCATAAAGCAGGGCCGCGCCGGATTCAGCGGCCGCCCCCAACCCCAGCGCCTCAGGCACCACGCTTGCCAGGAAATAGCTGGCGGCTGCCCGGGTCTGGTCATCGGCCCCTCCGCTCCGTGCCATGCGCTCCAATAGCCAACCGGCGGCCATCACCGACACCATGGTCAGGAAGGGATAGCTGCCGGCAAGCCGATCGTCGGGCGGGGATGCCCGCAAGGTTGCCGCCGCGACCTCGACTGCATCCGTCAGCGCGATCAGGCGCGAATCCTGCGTTTCGGCCTCGATGTCGGCAATCAGCCCGTCGAACGCCAGGCCGCCGTCGAGGCCGAGCTTGCGTCCGACAAGGTCGGCGGCCTGAATGCCGTTCGTGCCCTCGTAGATCGAGGCAATGCGAGCATCCCTGAGGTGCTGAGCCGCACCGGTCTCCTCGATATAGCCCATGCCGCCATGGACCTGGATGCCGAGGCTTGCGACCTCGATGCCGATATCCGTGCACCAGGCCTTGACCAGCGGCGTCAACACTTCGGCACGAAGGCCGGCTCCGGCGTCGCCGCGCGCCGCCCGGTCGACCTGCCCGAAGGCATAATAGGCCAACGCCCGCGCGCCCATGGTCAGCGCCCGCATCCTGAGCAGCATTCGCCGAACGTCGGGATGCTCGGCGATCGGCACCGGTAGCCGGTTGCGCTGCCCCTGCTTGCGCTCGGTAGCATAGGCGACGGCGCGCTGCGTCGCCCGCTCGGCGATTCCGACGCCCTGCAGGCCGACATTCAGCCGCGCATTGTTCATCATCGTGAACATAGCGGCCATGCCGCCATGTTCCGGGCCGATCAGCCAGCCGATCGCTCCGTCATGGTCGCCATAGCTCATCACGCAGGTCGGCGAGGCATGGATGCCGAGCTTATGCTCGATCGATACGCAGCGAAGGTCGTTGGCACTGCCGTTGGGCAGGATCTTTGGCACCAGGAATAGCGAAATGCCGCGCGTGCCTTCCGGCGCGCCCTGGGTCCGCGCCAGCACCATGTGGACGATCTGGTCGCTGAGGTCGTGCTCGCCATAGGTGATGAAGATCTTGGTGCCCTTGATCCGCCAGCTGCCGTCATTGTTGGGCTCGGCGCGGGTCTTGAGCGCGCCGACATCGCTGCCGGCCTGCGGCTCGGTCAGGTTCATCGTCGCCGGCCATTCGCCCGATACGATCTTGGGCAGATAATCGCGCTTCAAATCGTCCGAACCATGCCGTTCGATCGCTTCGATCGCGCCCATCGACAGCATTGGGCAGAGCGCGAAGCCGACATTGGCCGCGTTGAGATTGTCCATCAGCGCTGCTGACAGCACGAACGGCAGGCCCTGCCCCCCATGCTCCTCCGGCGCGGCGAGGCTCATCCAGCCACCCTCGACGAAGCTCGACCAGGCCTCGCGAAATCCGGCCGGCATCGTCACCGCGCCATTGTTCCAGCGCGCGCCGACCGTATCGCCCGTTCTCAAGAGCGGGGCGAACTCCCCCTCGGCCAATGCCGCCGCGCCCTCCAGTACCGCGTCGACCATGTCCGCTTCCGGACCGCCGTCGAGCTCGTGAATTCCGACGACGGCGTCCAGAATGAGCCGCTGATTGGAAACCGGTGCTCGGTAGGACATGGCGGCTCCCTTGATGATCGCGCCCTTCGCCTATAGCGGCAGCGCAATGGTGCAGACCACCCGCATAATGGTCCTCGACGACGAGGCGATTGCCGAAGCCACACTATTGGTGCTGGCAGGCGAGCCCGTCGCGGTACCGACGGAGACGGTCTATGGTCTTGCCGCCGACGCGACCGACGCCGAAGCGGTCGCTCGCATCTACGCCGCGAAGGGCCGGCCAAGCTTCAATCCGCTGATCGTCCATGTACCCAACCTGGCCGAGGCCGAGAAGATCGGGCGTTTCGACAAGCTCGCACGGGATTTGGCCGAGCAGCATTGGCCCGGGCCCCTGACGCTTGTGGTGCCGCTTCAGGAGGGTGCCGGCATCGCCTCGATCGTTACCGCGGGCCTGCCGACCATCGCCCTTCGTGTTCCGGCTCACCCGGCAATGCAGGCTTTGCTAAGAGCTACCGGGCGGCCGCTGGCGGCACCGTCAGCCAACGCCAGCGGACGGATCAGCCCGACACGAGCAAGCCATGTGCTGGCCTCGCTCAATGGCAGAATTCCGCTGGTGATCGATGGCGGCGCGACGCAGCGCGGAATTGAGTCGACGATCGTCGCGGTTACCGACGGAAGAGCTCGTCTTTTGCGGCGGGGACCAATTGAGGTCGATGGAGCGGAACAACTTGCGTCGAACGAGATCGAAGCCCCCGGACAGCTCGCCAGCCATTATGCCCCGAACAAGCCGCTGCGCCTGGACGCTACCGAGGCCGGTGACGACGAATATCTGATCGGATTCGGCCCGACCGAAGGCGATGCAAACTTAAGCCAGGCAGGCGACCTCATCGAAGCGGCGGCGCGCCTGTTCGACCTGCTTCACCAGGCGGACGCCGCGCCGCAGCCACGCATCGCGATTGCGCCAATTCCCGGAGAGGGCATCGCCGCCGCCATCCGGGATAGGCTGAAGA encodes:
- a CDS encoding GntR family transcriptional regulator; this translates as MTLRSSHEKPVYVRLRDVIADAILAGRYGDGDPLPSVRALAAEQGANPLTVAKAYQGFQDEGFVVVKRGVGMFVAPGAQARLRSVQRTDFIANEWPSIRDRMARLGIDPAELFQRA
- a CDS encoding L-threonylcarbamoyladenylate synthase, which produces MVQTTRIMVLDDEAIAEATLLVLAGEPVAVPTETVYGLAADATDAEAVARIYAAKGRPSFNPLIVHVPNLAEAEKIGRFDKLARDLAEQHWPGPLTLVVPLQEGAGIASIVTAGLPTIALRVPAHPAMQALLRATGRPLAAPSANASGRISPTRASHVLASLNGRIPLVIDGGATQRGIESTIVAVTDGRARLLRRGPIEVDGAEQLASNEIEAPGQLASHYAPNKPLRLDATEAGDDEYLIGFGPTEGDANLSQAGDLIEAAARLFDLLHQADAAPQPRIAIAPIPGEGIAAAIRDRLKRAAAN
- a CDS encoding acyl-CoA dehydrogenase; the protein is MSYRAPVSNQRLILDAVVGIHELDGGPEADMVDAVLEGAAALAEGEFAPLLRTGDTVGARWNNGAVTMPAGFREAWSSFVEGGWMSLAAPEEHGGQGLPFVLSAALMDNLNAANVGFALCPMLSMGAIEAIERHGSDDLKRDYLPKIVSGEWPATMNLTEPQAGSDVGALKTRAEPNNDGSWRIKGTKIFITYGEHDLSDQIVHMVLARTQGAPEGTRGISLFLVPKILPNGSANDLRCVSIEHKLGIHASPTCVMSYGDHDGAIGWLIGPEHGGMAAMFTMMNNARLNVGLQGVGIAERATQRAVAYATERKQGQRNRLPVPIAEHPDVRRMLLRMRALTMGARALAYYAFGQVDRAARGDAGAGLRAEVLTPLVKAWCTDIGIEVASLGIQVHGGMGYIEETGAAQHLRDARIASIYEGTNGIQAADLVGRKLGLDGGLAFDGLIADIEAETQDSRLIALTDAVEVAAATLRASPPDDRLAGSYPFLTMVSVMAAGWLLERMARSGGADDQTRAAASYFLASVVPEALGLGAAAESGAALLYAVPAEALA